A portion of the Camelus ferus isolate YT-003-E chromosome 16, BCGSAC_Cfer_1.0, whole genome shotgun sequence genome contains these proteins:
- the LOC116656827 gene encoding LOW QUALITY PROTEIN: ferritin light chain-like (The sequence of the model RefSeq protein was modified relative to this genomic sequence to represent the inferred CDS: inserted 1 base in 1 codon), with translation MEQTQGRSLLQPPITLQPFFQSHPSEPVTVLSSASGTSQHHFVSLTPYYQSTMSSQILQNYSSEVEASINPLVNMLLLASYTYLSLGFYFNLDNVVLEGIGHFFRELAEEKPEGRGHLLKMQXFQDMQKPSQDEWGKTQDAVEAAIVLKNLNQALLDLRAVDGAYTCPCADPHFCDFLENHFLDEEVKLIKKIGNHLTNLCRLSGPQAGLGEYLFKRLTLKHN, from the exons ATGGAACAGACACAGGGACGTTCCTTGCTCCAGCCTCCAATCACCCTTCAACCTTTTTTCCAGTCGCATCCTTCAGAACCAGTCACTGTGCTATCTTCAGCCTCTGGGACCAGCCAACACCATTTTGTGAGCTTAACTCCTTATTACCAATCAACCATGAGCTCCCAGATTCTTCAGAATTATTCCAGTGAGGTTGAGGCCTCCATCAACCCACTGGTCAACATGCTTCTGCTGGCCTCCTACACCtacctctctctgggcttctattTCAACCTCGACAATGTGGTTCTGGAGGGCATTGGCCACTTTTTCCGTGAATTGGCTGAGGAGAAGCCCGAGGGCAGGGGGCATCTCTTGAAAATGC ACTTCCAGGACATGCAGAAGCCATCTCAGGATGAGTGGGGTAAAACCCAGGACGCTGTGGAAGCTGCTATTGTCCTGAAGAACCTGAACCAGGCCCTTTTGGATCTGCGTGCTGTCGAT GGGGCCTACACATGCCCATGCGCAGACCCACATTTCTGTGACTTCCTGGAGAACCACTTCCTGGATGAGGAGGTGAAACTCATCAAGAAGATAGGCAACCACCTGACTAACCTCTGCAGGCTCtctggtccccaggctgggctgggcgagTATCTCTTCAAAAGGCTCACCCTCAAGCACAACTAG